In a single window of the Gossypium hirsutum isolate 1008001.06 chromosome A13, Gossypium_hirsutum_v2.1, whole genome shotgun sequence genome:
- the LOC107894851 gene encoding cytochrome P450 CYP749A22 codes for MGDPIMILSTIFGLCLLLLLIRLLHTFWWTPVYIQYRLGSQGIKGPSYKFIHGNTKEMLEKMRNAAVSKPLGLLDDIFPRVLPHVYTWLSKYGKNYLSWKGAQPELMITEPELIKEVLINRDRAYLKPSPPFDSMKLMGNGLVTSNGERWVQHRNLINNAFQGESLKKMIPEMVVSVEVMLQSWKNHLENEIEVFEEFRLLSADIISRTAFGSNYLEGKNIFDMKVKYSNITRMNIFKSRFPSISKIWKTSDEIEADKLLSIIHKSVMDIIKKREEKVKLGEIDNYDTDFLGLLLQAYHDVDENRRILIEDLIDECKTFYIVGQEPINSLLSWTVLLLAIHTDWQEKAREEVIELFGRQNPLPDDLSKLNIVTMIINEALRLYPPAVGFPRKCDSEVRLGKFILPANIHLFISNLVAHHDPRIWGDDAHLFNPERFSGGVAKATSNNVAAYFPFGFGPRTCVGFKSATMGAKIVLIMILQRYRFTLSPAYVHSPVVHFILYPQHGIQVILHSLKSEEFPS; via the exons ATGGGAGATCCGATAATGATTCTCTCAACCATTTTCGGCCTCTGCCTGCTCTTACTTCTCATCAGGTTGTTGCACACATTTTGGTGGACACCAGTTTACATACAGTATCGACTAGGTTCACAGGGAATTAAAGGCCCTTCTTacaaattcatccatggaaacACCAAAGAAATGCTGGAAAAAATGAGAAACGCAGCCGTAAGCAAACCCTTGGGTTTATTAGATGATATATTTCCCAGGGTGCTCCCTCACGTTTATACATGGTTGAGCAAATACG GGAAGAATTACCTTAGTTGGAAAGGTGCTCAACCAGAACTAATGATTACAGAACCAGAGCTAATCAAAGAGGTGCTGATTAACAGAGATAGAGCTTACCTAAAACCGTCGCCTCCGTTCGATTCCATGAAGCTGATGGGCAATGGACTGGTGACATCTAACGGTGAACGCTGGGTACAACACCGCAATTTAATAAACAATGCTTTTCAAGGGGAAAGCCTTAAA AAAATGATTCCTGAAATGGTTGTTAGTGTTGAAGTGATGTTACAATCTTGGAAAAACCACCTAGAAAATGAGATTGAGGTGTTTGAAGAATTTAGGTTATTGTCTGCGGACATTATATCAAGGACAGCTTTTGGGAGCAATTACTTAGAAGGGAAAAACATTTTCGATATGAAGGTGAAGTATTCCAACATTACAcgaatgaatatttttaaatcaagGTTTCCAAGCATCAG taAAATTTGGAAAACTTCAGATGAGATTGAAGCAGACAAGCTTCTAAGTATAATACATAAGTCTGTGATGGACATcatcaagaaaagagaagaaaaagtgaaaCTTGGAGAAATAGACAACTATGATACTGATTTTCTTGGATTACTTTTACAAGCATATCATGATGTTGATGAAAATAGGAGAATCCTAATAGAAGATCTGATTGACGAGTGCAAGACATTTTACATTGTTGGACAAGAACCTATCAATTCCTTACTTTCATGGACCGTCTTGTTGTTAGCAATCCACACAGATTGgcaagaaaaagcaagagaagaagtGATTGAATTGTTCGGTCGCCAAAACCCGCTTCCAGATGACTTATCTAAACTAAACATT GTAACCATGATAATCAATGAGGCCTTAAGACTATATCCTCCTGCAGTTGGCTTTCCTAGGAAATGCGACAGTGAAGTTAGATTGGGGAAATTCATTTTGCCTGCTAACATTCACTTATTCATTTCAAATTTGGTTGCTCATCACGACCCTAGAATTTGGGGTGACGATGCTCATTTGTTTAATCCGGAGAGATTTTCAGGAGGAGTGGCTAAAGCTACAAGCAACAATGTGGCGGCATATTTTCCCTTCGGATTTGGACCTCGAACCTGCGTGGGTTTCAAGTCTGCAACCATGGGAGCAAAGATTGTTCTGATAATGATATTGCAACGTTACAGATTCACCCTCTCCCCAGCTTATGTTCATTCCCCGGTTGTTCATTTTATACTTTACCCACAACATGGAATTCAAGTTATCCTTCATTCTTTGAAGAGTGAGGAATTTCCAAGTTAG